Sequence from the Thermocoleostomius sinensis A174 genome:
GTGACGGGGGCATTCGGGGCTACCACTGTCCATAACACGTAAATTTGGCCGGGCGGCGGTGGCGGTAGATTCTGCACAGTTAACAGCGCTTCTAAGGTCGCTGGGTTGACTACGATTGTAGCAGAAGCTGGATTCGTAGGGGTGGTGCTTTGCAAGGTATAGGTACGGGTATCTGCCGATTGAATGTCTGTTTGTGTTGCTTGCAGCGCTCGCCACAGACGGTAATTATTAATGCCCAAGATGGCAATGAGAACAGCGGCGGCAATTGCCATCGCAGGATTCCAGACTCGATTCCAAACTTCCGATCGACGAGTTGTATGAGATTTAGAGGGAACGGAAACCCACGAATTGGTTGATTGATTGGTTGATTGGTTGGTTGATTGGTTGGTTGATTGATCGATGAATGGTTCAGGTGTTGTTTGCTGCGGTTGAGCCTGATATTCAGCTTCCAGGGTATTTAAGATTTTCGATCGCAAATAGTCGGGTGGCGTCACTTCTACAGGCGCATAGGATTGTTCTAATGCCTTCTGCATGTGTGCCACTTCGGCGGCGATCGCTGGATTCTCTGCCAGCAATTGTTCAAATTCTGCGGCTTCATCTGAGTCCAAGTCACCCAGGACATACCCTGCAATTAATAGCTGTAACTGTTCGGAAGGCATCGGAGCCATAGGAGTATATTTCTTATTGACGATAATTGATAAGAGATTCGCGTAATTTTAACAACCCCCTTCGTGCTCTGGCTTTGACAGTGCCCAGGGGAATATCCAGTTGCTTCGCAATTTCAGACTGACTAAGACCATCGTAATAAGCCATTCTAAGAATTTGCTGTTGATTGTCTGACAATTGCGCCAGTGCGGCTTGTACCTCCTGAGATTGCTCAGTTTGGGTGACTTGCTCTAGGGGAACATTCGCTGTAATTTCCTGCTCTCGGCTGGGTTGCCAACGTCCCTGGGCGGTTTGGGCGGTACGGCGCGATCGAAGTCGATCGATTGCTCGCGATCGCGTCAAAATCGCTAGAAATGTTCTTAAACTCCCTCGATTTGGATCATAGGAACAACCTCTAGCCAGCGTCAAAAAAATATCTTGAGTGAGGTCTTCAGCTTCTTGCGCCACGCCAAGGATTTTCATAGCCAGCCCAAACACCAATCCAGCATGGCGATCGTAAAGAATACCGAGGGCGGCTGTATTGCCGACCCTCAATGCTAGATAAAGTTCTGCATCTGTTTGACTTGACAAGGAGGGGTCAGGGCTACCAGGTGGCTCAAGGGGCATGATGCAAGGTACAGAAATAGGCTTAATCAAACTAACTCACAAAATGGAGCAAGTGCATTGGGCAATACTGAAAAAGAAGGCACTTCTCTTGACTCTGGTTATCGTTACAGCGGAAAAATAACCTCTACACATTCTCTACTCTAAGAGAAAACTGGGGCAGGTTGTTAGAGCTATTTGAGTTTGGCTAAACCTGCCCTGTCAGAGAGATCTACTATCGGGCGGCTAAACCAGCCAAGGCGATCGGTTGAGTAATATCTTGTACATTGCCGATCAGGCTAGCGGCTCCGCTGTTGAGGTCGATTGAATACAGGGAGGAACCGGACGTAACAAATCCCATATTCATGCCGTTGCTGGTAACAATATCA
This genomic interval carries:
- a CDS encoding anti-sigma factor domain-containing protein; translation: MAPMPSEQLQLLIAGYVLGDLDSDEAAEFEQLLAENPAIAAEVAHMQKALEQSYAPVEVTPPDYLRSKILNTLEAEYQAQPQQTTPEPFIDQSTNQSTNQSTNQSTNSWVSVPSKSHTTRRSEVWNRVWNPAMAIAAAVLIAILGINNYRLWRALQATQTDIQSADTRTYTLQSTTPTNPASATIVVNPATLEALLTVQNLPPPPPGQIYVLWTVVAPNAPVTVDDKSAILTAVLNPDAQGNVSQTITVPAVHRSEDLVQAVAITLEDAAAPQVHAGSPILITHTFRS
- a CDS encoding sigma-70 family RNA polymerase sigma factor, producing the protein MPLEPPGSPDPSLSSQTDAELYLALRVGNTAALGILYDRHAGLVFGLAMKILGVAQEAEDLTQDIFLTLARGCSYDPNRGSLRTFLAILTRSRAIDRLRSRRTAQTAQGRWQPSREQEITANVPLEQVTQTEQSQEVQAALAQLSDNQQQILRMAYYDGLSQSEIAKQLDIPLGTVKARARRGLLKLRESLINYRQ